Genomic segment of Kibdelosporangium phytohabitans:
CTCTGGACGAGCTCGTCCATGCGCTGGGTGGGGGACAGCTGTCGGGTGCATTTGTGTTGTATCACCACGAGTTGCTGTTGGAAGTTCTCACCGAACTGCGCAGCGCTAGCAGCGTGTCCTCAGCGGACGGTGAATCGCGGTCGGTTGATCAGCCGACCGAACCGGCCCAGATCGGGCGGGCGGAGGCAGACCGATGACCAGTGCGGCAGACGACTATGACTTCCGCTGGGGTGATCCGTGTCCGGGCCGGATCATCAACTACTGGCAGGACGGCGCACTCCACAACGCCCACGATCGGCAGCTCGCGAGTGTGCTGATCCAGATGCACCCATTCGCCGCCGCCGCCGCAGCGGCGATCGGTCGCTACCTGGTAGCGACGCTTCGCCGGAACAGGGACCAGATTTACCAGCTTCTGGCTCTGGGCTGTGGTCTGCCCACCTGGGTATCGGAGGCGGGTCGGTGGGCCCGTGTGGTGTACGTCGAGCACCAGGATGTTCCCTACATCGATACGACTCGCTATCTCCTGGGCAGTTTCGGTCGCGTCCACCAGTTGCTGACGGTCGACAGACTCGACGTGCCGATGGAAATGTGGCACCCGGTGCTGTGGAAAACGTTCCGACCGTCCCGGCCGATCCTGGTGCTGTTGACGGGGCCATTCGCTTCTGTCGGCTACGGTCGAACCACCGCTGGGATGATCGACGCCCTGCGTGACACGCTGCCGGACGGCAGCGCCCTGGTCGTGGCCCTGCCCGCAGGTGATCACCTGCATGTCCGTTTGCTGCAGGCATGCGTGCCGCAATGGACTGATCCGTGGCGCCGGGATGAGGTTGAGCGGCTGCTGGCGCGGTTCGGTGACATCGACGCTCCCGGCGTGATGGAGCTCATGGGGCAGGCCGCACCGGACACCACCCTCGTGGGACGAACCGAAACCGTGGCGTACGCCGGAATCGCCTACATGACGCAAGGTGGGAACCGATGACCATCCACACCCTGAGCGCCAGCGACTGGGACATGACGGTCGCCGCTGTCCTCAGCAACATCCTGCACACGGCTCGCAAAGCGGCACGATTGACGCGACCCGACGTCGCGTCAGCTCTGGACGTGTCCCTCGACACGGTGGCTGCCTTCGAGAGCGGTGCGGAACTGCCGTCTCCGCAAAGGCTCGCGGCGGTCGCCGAACTCTATGGCACCACACCCAGCGCGCTCGCCGACGCCACAATCGCGCGGTTCGCCTCGGCCGGGGTACAGCTCGAC
This window contains:
- a CDS encoding SAM-dependent methyltransferase, which translates into the protein MTSAADDYDFRWGDPCPGRIINYWQDGALHNAHDRQLASVLIQMHPFAAAAAAAIGRYLVATLRRNRDQIYQLLALGCGLPTWVSEAGRWARVVYVEHQDVPYIDTTRYLLGSFGRVHQLLTVDRLDVPMEMWHPVLWKTFRPSRPILVLLTGPFASVGYGRTTAGMIDALRDTLPDGSALVVALPAGDHLHVRLLQACVPQWTDPWRRDEVERLLARFGDIDAPGVMELMGQAAPDTTLVGRTETVAYAGIAYMTQGGNR